In Candidatus Cloacimonadota bacterium, the sequence GCTTGCGTTTTCGGGAGACGTCACCACCGTAACACTTTGCCAAAACATCCTTTCGCATGGCGTTGATAGTGCTGCGGGCAATGATGGTTCCGCCAATCGAGGCTTGCAGAGCAATCTTGAAAAGGTGTCTCGGAATCACATCGCGCAGGGTTTCCGTCACGCTTTTTCCCCAGTTATGAGCCTTGTCCCGATGGCAGATAAAGCTCATCGCGTCAACCCTTTCCCCATTAATCAGAATGTCCACCTTCACCACATGTGAGAGCCTGTAATCCTTGAAAGCATAATCCAGCGAGGCATAACCACGGCTCACGGTTTTCAGTTTGTCATAAAAATCGAAAATAATCTCGATGAGCGGCATGTCATAATGCAACGCCACACGTTTTTCATCGATATACTGGATGTTTTTTTGAATCCCGCGGCGTTCCTGGGCCAGCTTCATAATGTTGCCAATATAGTCCGTGGGCACGATTATTTCCGTCTCCATAAAAGGTTCGAGGATGCTTTCGATGTGGGCTGGATCGGGAAAATCAATCGGGTTATTAACTTGGACTTCCTCGCCATTGTTCAGTGTGATGAGAAAACGCACGCTGGGCGTGGTGGCAATGATGGGAATATTGTATTCACGAAACATTCGCTCTTTCACAATCTCCAGGTGCAACATCCCCAAAAAACCACAACGGAAGCCATATCCCAGAGCGGCGGAATTTTCTTTTTCATAGGTGAGGGAAGCATCGTTGAGCTTCAGTTTGGCAATCGATTCCACCAAGTTTTCATAGTCTTCACCATTGATGGGAAAAATGCCGGAATAGACCATGGGCTTCGGCTCCATAAAACCCGGCAAAGCCTCTTCACATCCACCTTTGGCGAGAGTGACAGTATCGCCCACCCGGGCATCCGCCACTTCCTTG encodes:
- the lepA gene encoding elongation factor 4, producing MKQENIRNFCIIAHIDHGKSTLADRFLESTNVVGKVDVAQVLDTMELEREKGITIKSHAVRMTHNYKGQEYVLNLIDTPGHVDFSYEVSRALASCEGAILLVDSSQGVEAQTMSNLYLALDNDLEILPVLNKIDLPKADIEGSGHELCEILGCLPEDILRVSAKAGIGITELLDAVCERLPAPTGDRNAAPKALIFDSYFNMYRGVVVLVRLFEGTLNKGDRIKLFATEREYEIEEIGHLGLKFTPRESLAAGETGYIIANIKEVADARVGDTVTLAKGGCEEALPGFMEPKPMVYSGIFPINGEDYENLVESIAKLKLNDASLTYEKENSAALGYGFRCGFLGMLHLEIVKERMFREYNIPIIATTPSVRFLITLNNGEEVQVNNPIDFPDPAHIESILEPFMETEIIVPTDYIGNIMKLAQERRGIQKNIQYIDEKRVALHYDMPLIEIIFDFYDKLKTVSRGYASLDYAFKDYRLSHVVKVDILINGERVDAMSFICHRDKAHNWGKSVTETLRDVIPRHLFKIALQASIGGTIIARSTINAMRKDVLAKCYGGDVSRKRKLLEKQKEGKKKMKEIGSVTVPQEAFLAVLKAERE